A window of Cryptomeria japonica chromosome 3, Sugi_1.0, whole genome shotgun sequence contains these coding sequences:
- the LOC131080061 gene encoding F-box protein GID2-like, with amino-acid sequence MRRVGESMESKVQKVAGREVTAGNSNSHASHAIFGNNVDILQEILKHLDAKSVGIVSCVSKGCQQAAESEYVWKILCTHICPSSVFETERLQSLVATMGGFKRLHEFLASSPIIFPS; translated from the coding sequence ATGCGCAGGGTGGGGGAATCCATGGAGTCCAAAGTACAAAAAGTTGCAGGACGTGAAGTCACGGCAGGTAACTCTAATTCCCATGCAAGCCATGCAATATTTGGCAACAATGTGGATATTCTGCAAGAAATCTTGAAGCATCTGGATGCCAAGTCAGTGGGCATCGTCTCCTGTGTTAGCAAAGGGTGTCAGCAAGCTGCAGAAAGTGAATATGTGTGGAAAATCTTATGTACCCATATCTGTCCTTCATCTGTTTTTGAAACAGAGAGGCTCCAGTCACTGGTAGCAACCATGGGTGGATTTAAACGCCTACATGAATTTCTTGCATCCTCTCCGATCATATTCCCATCATAA